Proteins encoded within one genomic window of Nordella sp. HKS 07:
- a CDS encoding amidohydrolase family protein codes for MTNKTIIKNVRPWGEAATDITISGDRIAAIGAAGPHAGAAVIDGAGAILLPGLIEAHTHLDKTLFGMKWNVNDVGYTLIDKITNEREMKSKLGLDPARQSARQVAISVARGTTHIRSHVDIDTVHGLKGVEGVMATREKYKDFIDIEIVAFPQSGMMIRPGTVELMDEALAMGAEVVGGLDPSSMDKDPKGHLDTIFGLAAKHGKPLDIHLHEPGELGLFTMGMIVERTKAQGLNGKVTISHAFCLGHNDYLVVGRMLEDLARNDIAVMTTGPSGWPCPPLIRTLDAGITVCSGSDGIRDCWHPWGSGDMLERVMYLGERNYLSRDRDIRRVYDVVTLGGAKVMNIADYGLAAGNIADLMLVDGEALAEAVASCRPRRLVMKRGRVVSEDGAHPFEVA; via the coding sequence GTGACGAATAAGACCATCATCAAGAATGTCCGTCCCTGGGGCGAGGCTGCGACCGACATCACCATCAGCGGCGACCGGATTGCCGCGATCGGCGCCGCCGGGCCTCACGCGGGAGCGGCAGTAATCGACGGCGCCGGCGCCATCCTGCTGCCCGGCCTGATCGAAGCCCACACCCATCTCGACAAGACGCTGTTCGGCATGAAGTGGAACGTCAATGACGTGGGCTACACGCTCATCGACAAGATCACCAATGAGCGCGAGATGAAATCGAAGCTTGGCCTCGATCCGGCGCGCCAGTCGGCCCGCCAGGTAGCGATCTCGGTCGCGCGCGGCACCACCCACATCCGCAGCCATGTCGACATCGACACGGTGCATGGGTTGAAGGGCGTTGAAGGCGTCATGGCGACGCGCGAGAAGTATAAGGACTTCATCGACATCGAGATCGTCGCCTTCCCGCAGTCCGGCATGATGATCAGGCCGGGCACGGTGGAACTCATGGATGAGGCGTTGGCCATGGGCGCCGAGGTCGTCGGCGGCCTCGATCCGTCCTCGATGGACAAGGACCCGAAGGGGCATCTCGACACGATATTCGGGCTCGCCGCCAAGCACGGCAAGCCGCTCGACATCCATCTGCACGAGCCGGGTGAGCTCGGGCTTTTCACCATGGGCATGATCGTCGAGCGCACCAAGGCGCAAGGACTCAACGGCAAAGTCACCATCAGCCATGCCTTCTGCCTCGGCCATAACGACTATCTCGTCGTCGGGCGCATGCTGGAGGATCTCGCCAGAAACGATATCGCCGTGATGACGACCGGGCCCTCGGGCTGGCCGTGCCCGCCGCTGATCCGCACCCTCGATGCCGGCATCACCGTCTGCTCGGGATCGGACGGTATTCGCGACTGCTGGCATCCCTGGGGCAGCGGCGACATGCTGGAGCGCGTGATGTATCTGGGCGAACGCAACTATCTCAGCCGTGACCGCGATATCAGACGCGTCTACGATGTGGTGACGCTCGGCGGCGCCAAGGTGATGAACATCGCCGACTACGGCCTCGCCGCCGGCAATATCGCCGATCTCATGCTCGTCGACGGCGAGGCGCTGGCCGAGGCGGTGGCCTCCTGCCGGCCGCGCCGTCTGGTGATGAAGCGTGGCCGCGTCGTCTCTGAGGACGGCGCCCACCCCTTCGAAGTGGCCTGA
- a CDS encoding ABC transporter ATP-binding protein gives MTAAPVHISPHVTKPATPVLDIRNLVVEFPTRRGVLTAIRGIDLAIGRGEILGVVGESGAGKSLTGAAVIGLLESSGRVAGGEIHVGGQRIDQLPVREMQKLRGRTIGAIFQDPLTSLNPLLTVGDQLVETIRVHLPLSRAQAAERAIKLLQEVGIPSPELRIGQYPHQFSGGMRQRVVIALALCAEPELVIADEPTTALDVSIQAQITALLKRVCRERGTAMMLITHDMGVIAETADRVAVMYAGRIVEIGPVAAIIRAPRHPYTKGLIGSIPSLTARCERLVQIDGAMPRLNAMPAGCAFNPRCRHASAQCRAERPPLRTAGASEAACWHFDLEVSHVA, from the coding sequence GTGACCGCCGCGCCCGTTCATATCTCGCCGCATGTGACGAAGCCCGCCACGCCGGTCCTCGATATTCGCAACCTCGTCGTCGAATTCCCGACGCGGCGCGGCGTGCTCACCGCGATCCGCGGCATTGATCTCGCCATCGGGCGGGGCGAGATATTGGGCGTCGTCGGTGAATCCGGCGCCGGAAAATCCTTGACAGGTGCTGCGGTCATCGGCCTCCTCGAATCCTCAGGCCGGGTCGCCGGCGGCGAGATTCATGTCGGCGGGCAGCGGATCGACCAACTCCCCGTGCGCGAGATGCAGAAACTACGCGGGCGCACCATCGGCGCGATCTTCCAGGACCCGCTCACCTCCCTCAATCCGCTGCTGACGGTCGGCGATCAGCTCGTCGAGACCATCCGGGTGCATCTGCCCCTGTCGCGCGCGCAAGCCGCGGAACGTGCGATCAAGCTGCTGCAGGAAGTCGGTATTCCCTCGCCTGAGCTCCGCATCGGCCAGTATCCGCATCAGTTCTCAGGCGGCATGCGTCAGCGCGTGGTCATTGCGCTGGCTCTGTGCGCCGAGCCTGAGCTTGTAATCGCCGACGAGCCGACGACCGCCCTCGACGTCTCGATCCAGGCGCAGATCACCGCGCTTCTGAAGCGCGTCTGCCGCGAGCGCGGCACCGCCATGATGTTGATCACGCATGACATGGGCGTTATCGCCGAAACGGCCGATCGCGTCGCCGTCATGTATGCCGGCCGCATCGTCGAGATCGGGCCGGTCGCCGCCATCATCCGCGCGCCGCGCCATCCCTACACCAAGGGCCTCATCGGCTCGATCCCGAGCCTCACCGCGCGCTGCGAGCGCCTGGTCCAGATCGACGGCGCCATGCCGCGCCTGAATGCGATGCCGGCTGGCTGCGCCTTCAATCCGCGCTGCCGCCATGCGAGCGCGCAATGCCGCGCCGAGAGACCGCCCTTGCGGACGGCGGGCGCGAGTGAAGCCGCCTGCTGGCATTTCGACCTGGAGGTGAGCCATGTCGCCTAG
- a CDS encoding ABC transporter ATP-binding protein — protein MSPSEQPALAATDIACWFNLPHSWLDRTVLGKPARMVKAVDGISFKIPRGTTFSIVGESGCGKSTVARMVVGLQPATRGTFDFAPGRGRKGRLRTQMIFQDPFASLNPRWRVGDIVAEPIRELGLCDGAKATERRMHGLLDTVGLSSRDAGRYPHEFSGGQRQRISIARALAAEPEFLVCDEPTSALDVSVQAQILNLLADLQSDLGLTYLFISHNLSAVRHVSDRVAVMYLGRIVEEASADEIFDHPRHPYTKFLLGSVPDLLHPNRDRVPVAVDLPSPVSPPSGCTYHPRCPWASDQCKTTAPQPSLIGTTEIRCHRAAEAHLS, from the coding sequence ATGTCGCCTAGTGAGCAGCCGGCACTCGCGGCCACCGACATCGCCTGCTGGTTCAACCTGCCGCATTCCTGGCTCGACCGCACCGTGCTCGGAAAGCCGGCGCGGATGGTGAAGGCCGTCGACGGCATTTCCTTCAAGATTCCGCGCGGCACCACCTTCTCCATCGTGGGCGAATCCGGATGCGGCAAATCCACCGTCGCGCGCATGGTGGTGGGTCTGCAGCCGGCGACGCGCGGGACCTTCGATTTTGCCCCGGGACGCGGCCGCAAAGGCCGTCTGCGCACGCAGATGATCTTCCAGGATCCCTTTGCCAGCCTCAATCCGCGCTGGCGGGTCGGCGACATCGTCGCCGAGCCGATCCGCGAGCTCGGGCTGTGCGACGGCGCCAAGGCCACCGAGCGCCGCATGCACGGGCTGCTCGACACCGTGGGGCTCAGTAGCCGCGATGCCGGACGCTATCCGCATGAATTCTCTGGCGGCCAGCGCCAACGCATTTCGATCGCGCGCGCCCTTGCGGCCGAGCCGGAATTTCTCGTCTGCGACGAGCCGACCTCGGCGCTCGACGTATCGGTGCAGGCGCAGATCCTCAATCTGCTCGCCGACCTGCAGAGCGATCTCGGCCTGACTTATCTCTTCATCAGTCACAATCTGTCGGCGGTGCGCCACGTGTCCGACCGCGTGGCCGTCATGTATCTCGGCCGCATCGTTGAGGAGGCCTCGGCCGACGAGATCTTCGACCATCCCCGGCATCCCTACACGAAATTTCTGCTGGGATCGGTGCCGGATCTTCTGCATCCCAATCGCGACCGCGTCCCCGTCGCCGTCGATCTGCCGAGCCCGGTCAGCCCGCCGTCCGGCTGCACCTATCATCCGCGCTGTCCCTGGGCGTCCGACCAGTGCAAGACGACGGCGCCGCAGCCGTCTCTGATCGGCACGACCGAGATTCGCTGCCATCGCGCCGCCGAAGCCCACCTTTCCTGA
- a CDS encoding aspartate/glutamate racemase family protein, translating into MRIHLINPNTTETMTNTIAEAARLVAAAGTEISAATSKSGAASIEGHYDEAMSVVGLIEAIREEPAADAYVIACFGDPGLLAAREFTAAPVLGIAEAAMHAASFVATGFSVVTTLERTRVIAEHLVRNYGMAQHCRRVRAVDIPVLALDDPSSMARARILTECEAAIAEDKSGAIVLGCAGMADLTKYIEDRLQIPVIDGVAAAVKFAEALVGLGLKTSKRGDLAFPLPKIYRGITAGYAPQGEGDGAVQLSASRIR; encoded by the coding sequence ATGCGCATCCATCTGATCAATCCGAACACGACCGAGACGATGACCAACACGATCGCCGAGGCGGCGCGCCTCGTCGCCGCGGCCGGGACGGAGATATCGGCCGCGACATCGAAGTCGGGCGCCGCCTCGATCGAGGGTCATTATGACGAGGCGATGAGCGTCGTCGGTCTGATTGAGGCGATCCGCGAGGAGCCTGCTGCCGATGCCTATGTAATCGCCTGCTTCGGCGATCCGGGCCTACTGGCGGCGCGCGAATTCACCGCGGCGCCCGTGCTCGGCATCGCGGAAGCCGCGATGCACGCGGCGAGCTTCGTCGCCACCGGATTCTCTGTCGTTACAACTCTCGAGCGCACGCGCGTCATCGCCGAGCATCTGGTACGCAACTATGGGATGGCGCAGCATTGCCGCCGCGTGCGGGCGGTGGATATACCGGTCCTGGCACTCGATGATCCGTCCTCGATGGCGCGGGCGCGCATTCTGACAGAATGCGAGGCGGCGATCGCCGAAGACAAGTCGGGCGCGATTGTTCTGGGCTGCGCCGGAATGGCCGATCTCACCAAGTATATCGAGGACCGCTTGCAGATTCCGGTCATCGACGGTGTCGCCGCGGCGGTGAAATTCGCGGAGGCATTGGTGGGGCTGGGGCTCAAGACAAGCAAGCGCGGTGATCTCGCTTTCCCACTGCCCAAGATTTATCGCGGCATCACTGCCGGCTATGCGCCCCAGGGTGAAGGTGATGGAGCCGTTCAGCTCAGCGCGTCGCGGATCCGATAG
- a CDS encoding FAD-binding oxidoreductase — protein sequence MPASLDAQSYYQASAHPFPPKPRLNGDVTADICVVGAGFTGLSAALELAEAGLKVVVLEARQVGYGASGRNGGQICTGFSPRQQRIEAQLGKADARKCFDIAEEAKRLIVDRIARYKIDCDLKWGYLHAIPKPSQFDGLKEWKEEWDTLGYTDTQILDKAELEERLATKIYHGALREGGAGHFHPLNYCLGLAKAAIAAGAQIFENSAVVNVEPGTTATVRTANGTVNAKFVILGCNAYIGRMMPELYGRIMPVTSYIIATEPLGENRARALIRDNDAVANTNFIVDYFRLTKDTRLLFGGRASYSTLEPPNLGAYMRPRMLSVFPELKDVKVDHAWGGYIAITSNRIPDCGRLGANIYYAHGYSGQGVALAGMYGKLMAEAIKGQAGRFDLLARVKHLPFPGGPIRTPLLVAAMLFYRIRDALS from the coding sequence ATGCCGGCTTCCCTTGACGCGCAATCTTATTACCAGGCTTCCGCCCATCCTTTCCCCCCGAAACCCCGCCTCAACGGTGACGTTACGGCCGATATCTGCGTCGTCGGCGCCGGTTTTACGGGCCTTTCCGCCGCGCTGGAGCTGGCCGAGGCCGGCCTGAAGGTTGTGGTCCTGGAGGCCCGCCAGGTGGGCTATGGGGCATCCGGGCGCAATGGCGGGCAGATCTGCACCGGATTCTCCCCCAGGCAGCAACGCATCGAGGCGCAACTTGGCAAGGCGGACGCCCGCAAGTGCTTCGATATCGCCGAGGAAGCCAAGCGGCTCATCGTGGATCGCATCGCCAGGTACAAGATCGATTGCGACCTGAAATGGGGCTATCTGCATGCCATTCCCAAGCCGTCGCAGTTCGACGGGCTGAAAGAGTGGAAAGAGGAATGGGACACGCTCGGTTACACCGACACCCAGATCCTCGACAAGGCCGAACTCGAGGAGCGGCTCGCCACCAAAATCTATCACGGGGCGCTGCGCGAAGGCGGCGCCGGTCATTTCCATCCGCTCAATTACTGTCTGGGGCTCGCCAAGGCCGCAATCGCCGCCGGGGCGCAGATCTTCGAGAATTCGGCCGTCGTCAATGTCGAGCCGGGGACGACCGCCACCGTGCGCACGGCCAATGGTACGGTCAACGCCAAATTCGTGATCCTCGGCTGCAACGCCTATATCGGCCGCATGATGCCGGAGCTCTATGGCCGCATCATGCCGGTCACCAGCTACATCATCGCCACCGAGCCTCTGGGCGAAAACCGGGCGCGCGCACTCATCCGCGACAATGACGCGGTGGCGAACACGAATTTCATCGTCGACTATTTCCGTCTCACCAAGGACACGCGCCTCCTCTTCGGCGGCCGCGCCAGCTATTCGACATTGGAGCCGCCCAATCTCGGCGCCTATATGCGCCCGCGCATGCTCTCGGTGTTCCCCGAGCTCAAGGATGTGAAGGTCGATCATGCCTGGGGCGGCTATATCGCCATCACCTCGAACCGTATTCCCGACTGCGGCCGCCTCGGTGCCAACATCTATTATGCGCATGGCTATTCCGGCCAGGGCGTGGCGCTTGCCGGCATGTATGGAAAGCTGATGGCGGAAGCCATCAAGGGCCAGGCCGGCCGCTTCGACCTTCTGGCGCGCGTCAAGCACCTGCCCTTCCCCGGCGGCCCGATCCGCACGCCGCTCCTCGTGGCCGCGATGCTGTTCTATCGGATCCGCGACGCGCTGAGCTGA
- a CDS encoding glutamine synthetase family protein: MSQAKFEEWITERRISEVECLVADMSGTARGKILPPSKFLKGNKSRGLRIPEEVFTLTINGRYVWETSAVSDAAIDIYLQPDYDTIRLVPWYKEPTAQVICDAFHLNDDPVDISPRHVLKRILQLYKEKGWRPVIAPELEFYLVKRNIDPDYPLEAAVGRSGRKEAGGQAYGIDAANDFDPIVEDIYDFCEAQELDVDTLSHESGPAQLEINFNHGDPLELADQVFLFKRTVRQAALKHDMFATFMAKPHENEPGSSMHIHQSVMDVRTGKNVFAGKDGTPSKLFLSHIAGLQRYLAAALPLAAPNVNSYRRLVPESDAPTNVHWAIDNRTVSLRVPSSDPANLRVENRVPGADANPYLAFAASLACGYLGMIERLKPSDPVEGSAYRYAHTLPISLDEALDKLNYTKSFKQVMGEKFVEAFQDVKHEEMQHYRRVISSWEREYLLLNV, encoded by the coding sequence ATGTCGCAAGCGAAATTTGAGGAATGGATTACCGAACGCCGGATCAGTGAAGTGGAATGCCTGGTGGCCGATATGTCCGGAACGGCCCGGGGGAAAATTCTCCCCCCGTCGAAATTTCTGAAGGGCAACAAGTCACGCGGGCTGCGCATCCCGGAGGAAGTCTTCACCCTCACCATCAATGGCCGCTATGTCTGGGAAACCTCGGCGGTGAGCGATGCGGCCATAGATATCTATCTGCAGCCGGATTATGACACCATCCGCCTGGTGCCCTGGTATAAGGAGCCGACCGCCCAGGTCATCTGCGACGCCTTCCACCTCAATGACGATCCGGTTGATATCTCACCGCGCCATGTGCTGAAGCGCATACTCCAGCTCTACAAGGAGAAGGGCTGGCGGCCGGTCATTGCGCCTGAGCTCGAATTCTATCTCGTCAAGCGCAATATCGATCCCGATTATCCGCTCGAGGCGGCGGTCGGCCGCTCCGGCCGCAAGGAGGCTGGCGGCCAGGCCTATGGCATCGACGCCGCCAACGATTTCGATCCGATCGTCGAGGACATCTATGATTTCTGCGAAGCGCAAGAGCTCGATGTCGACACGCTGAGCCATGAAAGTGGCCCTGCCCAGCTCGAGATCAACTTCAACCATGGCGATCCGCTGGAGCTCGCCGACCAGGTCTTCCTGTTCAAGCGCACGGTGCGCCAGGCCGCGCTCAAGCATGACATGTTCGCGACCTTCATGGCGAAGCCGCATGAGAACGAGCCGGGCTCGTCGATGCATATCCATCAGTCGGTGATGGATGTGAGGACCGGCAAGAATGTCTTCGCCGGCAAGGACGGCACGCCGTCGAAGCTGTTCCTGAGCCATATTGCCGGGCTGCAGCGCTATCTCGCCGCCGCCCTTCCGCTCGCCGCGCCCAATGTCAATTCCTACCGGCGACTGGTGCCTGAATCGGATGCGCCGACCAATGTCCATTGGGCGATCGACAACCGCACCGTGTCGCTGCGCGTCCCGTCCTCCGATCCTGCCAATCTCCGGGTCGAGAACCGCGTGCCGGGAGCCGACGCCAATCCCTATCTCGCCTTCGCGGCGTCGCTCGCTTGCGGTTATCTCGGCATGATCGAGCGGCTCAAGCCGTCCGACCCGGTCGAGGGCTCGGCCTACCGCTATGCCCACACGCTGCCGATCAGCCTCGATGAGGCGCTCGACAAGCTGAATTACACCAAGTCGTTCAAGCAGGTGATGGGCGAGAAATTCGTCGAGGCATTCCAGGACGTCAAGCACGAGGAGATGCAGCATTATCGCCGCGTCATCAGTTCGTGGGAGCGGGAATATCTCCTCCTGAATGTGTGA
- a CDS encoding murein L,D-transpeptidase: protein MILLRRHLGLLAVVLMFVWAAPALAGKGDRAAVPAYGDVTSSIAILLDSPDRLELPLERIRPALKAHYVDNAGTIYWIGTGRMTPFIQRLLDAADDGLNPDDYPIDTLIDLRDTMDANDPMSAARAELYYSAFFVAYAADLKTGRVIPQKVDPRLFRNRKTVDVLRILTDLNKYREPTRYLDVFEPKNPQYQALKKMLLQYRALAADGGWGSVEPGVSLKPGMTDPRLPEVRKLLAATGDYEWQPAGDPAFYDEQLAIAVKRFQSRHGLEAKGLIGKQTIIAMNVPVEERVRQIMLNMERWRWMPEDLGEYHFLVNIASFELQRIQSNTIIDRMNTVVGAPATQTPEFSDELEYIEFNPTWTVPYSIATKEMLPRLRANPYAYAGDFEVFVGGKLASWGSINWYSYGPGNFPFTFRQKPGPKNALGKVKFMMPNKHNIYLHDTPAKDKFLQTARAFSHGCIRLSRPIDLAYALVPDLKDWSKERMDATWAGGKTTRAMIVDHIPVHLIYGTAFRGDAGMVEFRPDVYGRDLKLYNALFGRPTS from the coding sequence ATGATCTTGCTGCGCCGTCATCTCGGCCTTCTGGCCGTCGTGCTGATGTTCGTCTGGGCGGCGCCGGCGCTCGCCGGCAAGGGCGACCGCGCGGCGGTACCGGCCTATGGCGACGTCACCTCGTCGATTGCCATTCTGCTCGACAGTCCGGACCGGCTCGAATTGCCGCTCGAACGCATCAGGCCCGCGCTGAAGGCGCATTATGTCGACAATGCCGGCACCATCTACTGGATCGGCACCGGCCGCATGACGCCGTTCATCCAGCGGCTGCTCGATGCCGCCGATGACGGGCTCAATCCGGATGACTATCCGATCGACACGCTGATCGACCTGCGCGACACGATGGACGCGAATGACCCTATGAGCGCGGCGCGGGCCGAGCTCTATTACTCGGCCTTCTTCGTCGCCTATGCGGCCGACCTCAAGACCGGGCGCGTAATTCCGCAGAAGGTCGATCCGCGGCTCTTCCGTAACCGCAAGACGGTCGATGTGCTGCGTATTTTGACCGACTTGAACAAATACCGCGAGCCGACGCGCTATCTCGACGTGTTCGAGCCGAAGAACCCGCAATATCAGGCGCTGAAGAAGATGCTGCTGCAGTATCGGGCGTTGGCGGCTGATGGCGGCTGGGGCAGCGTCGAGCCGGGTGTCAGCTTGAAGCCCGGCATGACCGACCCGCGCCTTCCCGAGGTGCGCAAGCTGCTGGCCGCCACCGGCGACTATGAATGGCAGCCCGCCGGCGATCCCGCTTTTTATGACGAGCAGCTCGCCATCGCGGTGAAGCGCTTCCAGTCACGCCACGGCCTCGAGGCCAAGGGGCTGATCGGCAAGCAGACGATCATCGCCATGAATGTGCCGGTCGAGGAGCGCGTGCGCCAGATCATGCTCAATATGGAGCGTTGGCGCTGGATGCCGGAGGATCTGGGCGAATACCACTTTCTCGTCAATATCGCGTCCTTCGAGCTGCAGCGTATCCAGTCGAACACGATCATCGACCGCATGAACACGGTGGTGGGGGCGCCCGCCACCCAGACGCCGGAATTCTCCGACGAGCTCGAGTATATCGAGTTCAATCCGACCTGGACGGTGCCTTACAGCATCGCCACCAAGGAGATGCTGCCGCGCCTGCGCGCCAATCCTTACGCCTATGCGGGCGATTTCGAGGTCTTTGTCGGCGGCAAGCTTGCCTCTTGGGGAAGCATCAACTGGTATTCCTATGGGCCGGGCAATTTCCCCTTCACTTTCCGCCAGAAGCCGGGACCGAAGAATGCCTTGGGCAAGGTCAAGTTCATGATGCCCAACAAGCACAATATCTATCTGCATGACACGCCCGCGAAGGACAAGTTCCTGCAGACGGCGCGCGCCTTCAGTCACGGATGCATCAGACTATCCCGTCCGATCGATCTCGCTTATGCGCTGGTGCCCGATCTCAAGGACTGGTCGAAGGAGCGCATGGACGCCACCTGGGCCGGCGGCAAGACGACGCGCGCGATGATCGTCGATCATATACCGGTGCATCTGATCTATGGCACCGCCTTCAGGGGTGATGCCGGCATGGTCGAGTTCCGGCCCGATGTCTATGGCCGCGACCTCAAGCTTTACAACGCGCTGTTCGGCAGGCCGACGTCGTGA
- a CDS encoding TAXI family TRAP transporter solute-binding subunit has translation MSSALRVVCAFAALVTGSDALLADDSKDIARMNAGAITLITDGANSQSSRYAADLAVLMEAERDLRILPVMGHGPVEAVRDLLYLRGIDASIIPADTVAYMRKQELIEDIDKKVTYVARLGSAQVHVIARADIASLADLAGKNVNIGTASEPRFVTSNLLFDSLGITVNPIEGSEAEAANLLKSGKADAIVIVAPQPSAIAEDLARSGGYRLLNVTGNDELNEIYSPAMLNAKTYEGLAREGGMTETLSVSYAVAVFNWKKGTDRYYKLRKFADVLYSGIGDLQTGKWHAAWNDVNLSADLPGWTRYVTADEWLADHKRSQADADSKEEAALKAEFQSYLERTTLGVAPAGVARLKSSALEERAGEE, from the coding sequence ATGAGTAGCGCCTTGAGAGTTGTGTGCGCTTTCGCGGCTCTTGTTACGGGCTCCGACGCGCTCCTGGCTGACGACAGCAAAGACATCGCCCGCATGAATGCTGGCGCCATCACGCTTATCACCGACGGCGCCAACAGCCAGTCGTCGCGCTATGCCGCCGATCTCGCCGTGCTGATGGAAGCCGAGCGCGACCTGCGCATCCTGCCGGTCATGGGCCACGGCCCGGTCGAAGCGGTGCGCGACCTCCTCTACCTGCGCGGCATCGACGCCAGCATCATTCCCGCAGATACGGTCGCCTATATGCGCAAGCAGGAGCTGATCGAGGATATCGACAAGAAGGTTACCTATGTGGCGCGGCTGGGCTCGGCCCAGGTCCATGTCATTGCCCGCGCGGACATCGCTTCCCTCGCCGATCTCGCCGGCAAGAACGTCAATATCGGTACCGCCAGCGAGCCGCGTTTCGTGACGTCAAACCTGCTCTTCGATTCGCTTGGCATCACGGTCAATCCGATCGAGGGCTCGGAGGCCGAAGCGGCTAACCTGCTCAAGAGCGGAAAGGCGGATGCGATCGTCATCGTGGCGCCGCAACCCTCGGCAATCGCCGAAGATCTGGCCCGCAGCGGCGGCTACCGGCTTCTCAACGTCACCGGAAATGACGAGCTCAACGAAATCTATTCGCCGGCGATGCTCAACGCCAAGACCTATGAAGGTCTTGCCCGCGAAGGAGGCATGACCGAGACTCTGAGCGTCAGCTATGCGGTCGCGGTGTTCAACTGGAAGAAGGGCACCGACCGCTATTACAAGCTTCGCAAATTCGCCGATGTCCTCTATTCCGGGATCGGTGATCTGCAGACCGGAAAGTGGCATGCCGCGTGGAACGATGTTAATCTCTCCGCCGACCTTCCCGGATGGACACGCTACGTCACGGCCGACGAGTGGCTCGCCGACCACAAGCGCAGCCAGGCCGATGCCGACAGCAAGGAAGAGGCCGCACTCAAGGCCGAATTCCAGTCCTATCTGGAACGCACGACGCTCGGCGTCGCGCCCGCGGGCGTGGCAAGACTGAAATCGAGCGCGCTCGAAGAGCGCGCTGGTGAGGAGTGA
- a CDS encoding acetate/propionate family kinase has product MTILVVNAGSSTLKFATFERAAGALKLRFKDQVEGTGDDALQALFVRLAQKGIEVGQLTGAGHRIVHGGTEFSQPVIVDDTIEAKLNALRPLAPLHQPYGLDALRAMRERAPNVPQVACFDTAFHATQPEIATRFPLPRSYFERGYRRYGFHGLNYEHVVRALPLETGQPLPRRLLIAHLGNGASLCAVLDGRSIATSMGYSTLDGLVMGTRPGALDPGLILAIMKDDRLSPEQMEQVLYKESGLLALSGLTSDVRSLLESPMPEARAAIEAYCYWAARQAASLIAAMGGIDAMVFTGGVGENAEPVRARVINHLSWIKAFSMHIVLANEELIIAQHTSALLT; this is encoded by the coding sequence ATGACCATTCTCGTCGTCAATGCCGGGTCGTCGACCCTCAAATTTGCGACCTTCGAGCGGGCGGCGGGGGCCCTCAAGCTGCGCTTCAAGGACCAGGTCGAGGGGACCGGCGACGACGCTCTCCAAGCCCTGTTTGTCCGCCTGGCCCAGAAAGGCATAGAAGTCGGGCAGCTTACCGGCGCCGGGCACCGCATCGTCCATGGCGGCACCGAGTTTTCGCAGCCGGTGATCGTCGACGACACGATCGAGGCGAAGCTCAATGCTTTGCGCCCCCTGGCGCCGCTGCATCAGCCCTATGGCCTCGACGCGCTGCGGGCCATGCGCGAGCGAGCCCCCAACGTCCCGCAAGTCGCCTGCTTCGATACCGCCTTCCACGCGACCCAGCCGGAGATCGCGACGCGCTTCCCGCTGCCGCGTTCCTATTTCGAGCGTGGCTACCGGCGCTATGGATTCCATGGTCTCAATTACGAGCATGTGGTGCGGGCACTGCCCCTGGAGACCGGCCAGCCCCTTCCCCGCCGCCTCCTCATCGCCCATCTCGGCAATGGCGCCAGCCTGTGCGCCGTCCTGGACGGCCGCAGCATCGCCACCAGCATGGGCTACTCGACCCTTGACGGGCTGGTGATGGGGACGAGGCCCGGAGCCCTCGATCCCGGTCTCATCCTGGCGATCATGAAGGACGACCGGCTGAGCCCAGAGCAGATGGAGCAGGTTCTTTACAAGGAAAGCGGCCTCCTTGCCCTGAGCGGCCTCACCAGCGATGTGCGCAGCCTGCTCGAAAGCCCCATGCCCGAGGCCCGGGCCGCCATCGAGGCCTACTGCTATTGGGCCGCCCGCCAGGCGGCCTCCCTCATTGCCGCCATGGGCGGAATTGACGCCATGGTCTTCACGGGCGGCGTCGGGGAGAATGCCGAGCCGGTCCGCGCTCGGGTGATTAACCATCTTTCATGGATAAAAGCCTTCTCCATGCATATTGTGCTAGCGAACGAGGAGCTGATCATAGCCCAGCATACGTCAGCATTGCTTACCTAA